A DNA window from Amycolatopsis sp. DSM 110486 contains the following coding sequences:
- the pepN gene encoding aminopeptidase N, whose product MPAPNLTRDEAKQRSGLLDVASYDIVLDLTDGHGGPGEKTFLSTTTVRFSATRPGESSWIDLVAEGVRSAVLNGAELDVSTYVEDKGIALPGLAADNELVVTADCRYTNTGEGLHRFVDPVDNGVYLYTQFETADAKRMFACFDQPDLKSVYKLTVHAPRDWKIVSNALVETEEDTPDGARVTNFAVSERISTYLVALIAGPYAEWRDEFSDAHRTIPLGIYCRASLAEHMDADRLFVETKQGFGFFHEKFGTPYPFSKYDQLFVPEFNAGAMENAGAVTFLEDYVFRSRVTRYAYERRAETLLHEMAHMWFGDLVTMRWWDDLWLNESFATFASVFAQAEATEYKNAWTSFANIEKSWAYRQDQLPSTHPIAADIVDLHAVEVNFDGITYAKGASVLKQLVAYVGIEHFLDGLKVYFGKHAWGNATLADLLAALEEASGRDLSWWSAQWLETTGLNSLSPRYEVAADGTFASFAVVQTGAKPGAGELRTHRVAVGVYDDDSGKVVRTERVELDVSGDRTEVPALVGKPAGKLVLVNDDDLTYCTMRLDPASLTTLIDRIADIVEPLPRTLCWSAAWEMTREAELKARDFVTLVARGIHAESEVGVVQRLLLQAQTALNSYADQKWAAEQGWPALTGRLLELAQGAEAASDHQLAFVNSLAGGVLDEATLGVVAGWLDGSAPLAGLTVDTDLRWRLLQALVAHGKAGTADIEAELAKDDTAAGRRHAERCRALQPTAEAKADAWQRAVYDDEIPNAVSDALISGFSHPGQKQLLGSYVERYFEVIDEVWTRRSSERAQPTVIGLYPSWAVEPATVTASDEWLKTEHPAALRRLVSEGRAGIVRALAAREFDSQV is encoded by the coding sequence GTGCCCGCCCCCAACCTGACTCGTGACGAAGCCAAGCAGCGCTCCGGCCTGCTGGATGTCGCGTCCTACGACATCGTGCTGGACCTGACCGACGGCCACGGCGGTCCCGGTGAGAAGACCTTCCTCTCCACCACCACAGTGCGCTTCTCCGCCACCCGGCCGGGCGAGTCGTCGTGGATCGACCTCGTCGCCGAGGGTGTCCGCTCCGCCGTGCTCAACGGCGCCGAGCTCGACGTGAGCACCTACGTCGAGGACAAGGGCATCGCGCTGCCCGGGCTCGCCGCGGACAACGAACTCGTGGTGACCGCGGACTGCCGGTACACGAACACCGGCGAAGGCCTGCACCGCTTCGTCGACCCGGTCGACAACGGCGTGTACCTCTACACGCAGTTCGAGACCGCCGACGCGAAGCGCATGTTCGCCTGTTTCGACCAGCCCGACCTGAAGTCGGTGTACAAGCTCACGGTCCACGCGCCGCGCGACTGGAAGATCGTGTCCAACGCGCTCGTCGAGACCGAAGAGGACACTCCCGACGGCGCGCGGGTGACGAACTTCGCCGTGTCCGAACGGATCTCCACGTACCTGGTCGCGCTCATCGCCGGCCCGTACGCCGAGTGGCGCGACGAGTTCTCCGACGCCCACCGCACGATCCCGCTCGGCATCTACTGCCGCGCGTCGCTCGCCGAGCACATGGACGCCGACCGGCTGTTCGTGGAGACCAAGCAGGGCTTCGGCTTCTTCCACGAGAAGTTCGGCACGCCCTACCCGTTCTCCAAGTACGACCAGCTGTTCGTGCCGGAGTTCAACGCGGGCGCGATGGAGAACGCCGGCGCCGTGACCTTCCTGGAGGACTACGTCTTCCGCAGCCGCGTCACGCGCTACGCCTACGAGCGCCGCGCCGAGACGCTGCTGCACGAGATGGCGCACATGTGGTTCGGCGACCTGGTCACCATGCGCTGGTGGGACGACCTGTGGCTCAACGAGTCGTTCGCGACCTTCGCGAGCGTGTTCGCGCAGGCCGAGGCCACCGAGTACAAGAACGCGTGGACCAGCTTCGCGAACATCGAGAAGTCGTGGGCCTACCGCCAGGACCAGCTGCCCTCCACGCACCCGATCGCGGCCGACATCGTCGACCTGCACGCGGTGGAGGTGAACTTCGACGGCATCACCTACGCCAAGGGCGCGAGCGTCCTGAAGCAGCTCGTGGCCTACGTGGGCATCGAGCACTTCCTCGACGGCCTGAAGGTCTACTTCGGAAAGCACGCGTGGGGCAACGCCACGCTGGCCGACCTGCTGGCCGCGCTGGAAGAGGCGTCCGGGCGCGACCTGTCGTGGTGGAGCGCGCAGTGGCTCGAGACCACGGGCCTCAACTCGCTCAGCCCGCGCTACGAGGTGGCGGCCGACGGCACGTTCGCGTCGTTCGCCGTGGTGCAGACGGGCGCGAAGCCGGGCGCCGGCGAGCTGCGCACGCACCGCGTCGCGGTCGGCGTGTACGACGACGACTCGGGCAAGGTCGTGCGCACGGAGCGCGTGGAGCTCGACGTCTCCGGCGACCGCACCGAAGTGCCGGCACTGGTCGGCAAGCCGGCGGGCAAGCTCGTGCTGGTCAACGACGACGACCTCACCTACTGCACGATGCGCCTCGACCCGGCGTCGCTGACCACGCTGATCGACCGGATCGCCGACATCGTCGAGCCGCTGCCCCGCACGCTGTGCTGGTCGGCCGCCTGGGAGATGACGCGCGAAGCCGAGCTCAAGGCGCGCGACTTCGTGACGCTGGTGGCGCGCGGCATCCACGCCGAGAGCGAGGTCGGCGTGGTGCAGCGGCTGCTGCTGCAGGCGCAGACGGCGCTGAACTCGTACGCGGACCAGAAGTGGGCCGCCGAGCAGGGCTGGCCGGCGCTCACCGGGCGGCTGCTGGAGCTCGCCCAGGGCGCCGAAGCCGCGTCCGACCACCAGCTGGCGTTCGTGAACTCGCTGGCCGGCGGCGTGCTCGACGAGGCGACGCTGGGTGTCGTCGCGGGCTGGCTCGACGGCTCCGCGCCGCTGGCCGGCCTCACCGTGGACACCGACCTGCGCTGGCGCCTGCTGCAGGCGCTCGTGGCCCACGGCAAGGCCGGCACCGCGGACATCGAAGCCGAGCTGGCCAAGGACGACACCGCCGCGGGCCGCCGGCACGCCGAGCGGTGCCGCGCGCTGCAGCCGACCGCCGAGGCCAAGGCCGACGCGTGGCAGCGCGCCGTCTATGACGACGAGATCCCCAACGCCGTCAGCGACGCCCTCATCTCGGGCTTCTCGCACCCGGGCCAGAAGCAGCTGCTCGGCAGCTACGTCGAGCGCTACTTCGAGGTCATCGACGAGGTGTGGACGCGCCGCTCCAGCGAGCGCGCCCAGCCGACCGTGATCGGGCTCTACCCGTCGTGGGCCGTGGAGCCGGCCACGGTGACCGCTTCCGACGAGTGGCTCAAGACCGAGCACCCGGCCGCACTGCGCCGGCTCGTGTCCGAAGGCCGCGCAGGCATCGTCCGCGCGCTCGCGGCGCGGGAGTTCGACAGCCAGGTCTGA
- a CDS encoding DUF5130 family protein, protein MASGELAHSATAVDVAEKDLPFGEVITNSGRRSAAKMYEPAEPTSPFSVQQLARLDEALTFATRESGVAFSVYLGDLGEDTRAGAEKLLASTEDPANSVVLAVSPAQRAIEIVIGERSHVRLPDRGANLAVASMVASFKEGDLVGGLVNALRMLSDQAGPDPKH, encoded by the coding sequence GTGGCAAGTGGTGAACTCGCGCACTCGGCCACTGCGGTCGACGTCGCGGAGAAGGACCTGCCCTTTGGTGAGGTGATCACCAACAGCGGCCGCCGTTCTGCGGCCAAGATGTACGAGCCCGCCGAGCCGACCAGTCCGTTCTCGGTTCAGCAGCTCGCTCGCCTGGACGAGGCGCTGACCTTCGCGACGCGCGAGTCCGGCGTCGCCTTCAGCGTGTACCTCGGCGACCTCGGCGAGGACACCCGCGCCGGAGCCGAGAAGCTGCTGGCCTCGACCGAGGACCCGGCCAACTCCGTGGTCCTCGCGGTCTCGCCCGCGCAGCGCGCGATCGAGATCGTGATCGGCGAGCGCTCCCACGTCCGCCTGCCCGACCGCGGCGCCAACCTGGCCGTGGCGAGCATGGTCGCGTCGTTCAAGGAGGGTGACCTGGTCGGTGGCCTCGTCAACGCCCTGCGCATGCTGAGCGACCAGGCCGGGCCGGACCCCAAGCACTGA
- a CDS encoding HNH endonuclease, with product MRRAVVLVMCGKAEVVHGDPGGVELHAATVSLPVPSVIRLSTYVRVPYRAKVPLTRAGLMHRDRYRCAYCGGRAETIDHVLPRSRGGPHSWTNCVACCAKCNHRKADKLLSELGWRLRVVPRAPHGPHWRLLAHSKEADPLWRPYLGSAA from the coding sequence ATGCGGCGCGCGGTGGTGCTCGTGATGTGCGGCAAGGCGGAAGTCGTCCACGGCGACCCGGGTGGCGTGGAGCTGCACGCCGCGACCGTGTCGCTGCCCGTCCCGTCCGTGATCCGGCTCAGCACGTACGTGCGCGTGCCGTACCGCGCGAAGGTGCCGCTGACCCGGGCCGGGCTCATGCACCGCGACCGGTATCGCTGCGCCTACTGCGGCGGCCGGGCCGAGACGATCGACCACGTCCTGCCGCGCAGCCGCGGCGGACCGCACAGCTGGACCAATTGCGTGGCCTGCTGCGCCAAGTGCAACCACCGCAAGGCCGACAAGCTCCTCTCGGAGCTGGGCTGGCGCCTGCGCGTGGTGCCGAGGGCGCCCCACGGCCCGCATTGGCGCCTGCTGGCGCACTCCAAGGAGGCCGACCCGCTGTGGCGGCCGTACTTGGGTTCCGCGGCCTGA
- a CDS encoding mechanosensitive ion channel family protein: protein MNAVLSAPPACISDPSTWCSQVFSITHNEWLAGSAGWLVTKPLRIILILVLAFLVRYLTRRLVDRVTTLPRGGTGKLPTLLRPLRERAPDVLGPAVVERRRQRATTIGSVLKSMATFLIYGLAFILVLGELGINLAPIIASAGVVGVAIGFGAQNLVRDFLSGIFMMIEDQYGVGDIVDIGSATGTVEAVGLRITTLRDLQGTVWYVRNGEVLRVGNSSQGFAVAVVDVPLGYSADVDLATTVLIAAATKASESEALAANVMEPPEMLGVEKVTPEGILLRLTVKVRPGKQWAVQRALRAHLLAALEEAGFEPPLGRFLSAPGADK from the coding sequence GTGAACGCCGTGCTCAGCGCCCCGCCAGCGTGCATCTCCGACCCCAGCACCTGGTGCTCACAGGTCTTTTCGATCACGCACAACGAGTGGCTCGCAGGTTCGGCGGGCTGGCTCGTGACCAAGCCGCTGCGGATCATCCTGATCCTGGTCCTCGCGTTCCTCGTGCGGTATCTCACACGCCGGCTCGTCGACCGCGTGACCACGCTGCCGCGCGGCGGCACCGGCAAGCTGCCCACCCTGTTGAGACCGCTGCGCGAACGCGCCCCCGACGTGCTCGGCCCGGCCGTGGTGGAGCGGCGCCGGCAGCGGGCCACGACGATCGGCTCGGTGCTGAAGTCGATGGCCACGTTCCTCATCTACGGCCTGGCGTTCATCCTCGTGCTGGGCGAACTGGGCATCAACCTGGCGCCGATCATCGCGTCTGCGGGCGTTGTCGGTGTCGCGATCGGGTTCGGCGCGCAGAACCTGGTGCGCGACTTCCTGTCCGGCATCTTCATGATGATCGAAGACCAGTACGGCGTCGGCGACATCGTCGACATCGGTTCGGCCACCGGCACGGTCGAGGCCGTGGGCCTGCGCATCACCACGCTGCGCGACCTCCAGGGCACCGTCTGGTACGTGCGCAACGGCGAGGTGCTGCGCGTCGGCAACTCCAGCCAGGGCTTCGCCGTGGCCGTGGTCGACGTGCCGCTGGGCTACTCCGCCGACGTCGACCTCGCCACGACCGTGCTCATCGCCGCGGCCACGAAGGCCTCCGAGAGCGAGGCGCTCGCCGCCAACGTGATGGAGCCACCGGAGATGCTGGGCGTGGAGAAGGTCACACCGGAGGGCATCCTGCTGCGCCTGACGGTGAAAGTGCGGCCCGGCAAACAGTGGGCCGTGCAGCGGGCGCTGCGCGCACACCTTCTCGCCGCGCTCGAGGAAGCCGGCTTCGAGCCGCCGCTGGGCCGGTTCCTGTCCGCACCGGGCGCCGACAAGTAG
- a CDS encoding globin — protein MSTVSGSEPANLYEAVGGEPTFRRIVSRFYQEVATDEILRPLYPEEDLGPAEERFRLFLIQYWGGPHTYSDRRGHPRLRMRHAPFKIGPIERDAWLRAIRVAVDEENLPEPYREQLWAYLEMAAHSMMNSFD, from the coding sequence GTGTCGACTGTGAGTGGCTCCGAACCCGCGAACCTGTACGAGGCCGTGGGCGGTGAACCGACGTTCCGGCGGATCGTCTCGCGCTTCTACCAGGAAGTGGCGACCGACGAGATCCTGCGCCCGCTGTACCCGGAAGAAGACCTCGGCCCGGCCGAGGAGCGCTTCCGGCTGTTCCTCATCCAGTACTGGGGCGGCCCGCATACCTACTCCGACCGCCGCGGCCACCCGCGGCTGCGGATGCGCCACGCGCCGTTCAAGATCGGCCCGATCGAGCGCGACGCGTGGCTGCGCGCGATCCGCGTGGCGGTCGACGAGGAGAACCTGCCCGAGCCGTACCGCGAGCAACTGTGGGCCTACCTCGAGATGGCGGCCCACAGCATGATGAACAGCTTCGACTGA